In one window of Kosmotoga pacifica DNA:
- a CDS encoding BadF/BadG/BcrA/BcrD ATPase family protein: MKVMGIDGGGTLLSASIFDGSSFEKETFDFSSNLSVVQYENLVELLENLKSHLGVPDALVASFSGAGDPVRKATLERALNDVFPNSYREIITDVEGVYRSCFPEGYGVVVIAGTGSVVYGKNSEGEPSRAGGWGHLFDDEGSAFWISKELIRYALKHRDGLIPPDPIFQKMLDHFNLNSLESLANLQLSGDFKAKIASFTEIALKDPSPLVFTIIKEASELLSEMISVVLKKTGSSRIILSGGCFKSPLYSRKIIEKFPDSDVEIFNDRTDLYIARELFQRLKR, translated from the coding sequence ATGAAAGTCATGGGGATAGATGGGGGCGGTACTCTTTTAAGTGCCTCTATATTTGACGGTTCCTCTTTCGAGAAAGAGACTTTTGATTTTAGCTCCAATCTTTCAGTAGTACAATATGAAAATTTGGTGGAACTACTTGAAAACTTGAAGTCGCATCTTGGTGTACCCGATGCACTGGTAGCTTCTTTTTCAGGTGCAGGAGATCCAGTAAGAAAAGCAACACTCGAAAGAGCTTTGAACGACGTGTTCCCTAATTCATACCGGGAGATAATTACGGATGTTGAAGGTGTTTATCGTTCCTGCTTTCCTGAAGGGTACGGGGTGGTTGTTATTGCTGGAACTGGTTCCGTGGTATACGGAAAAAACTCCGAAGGAGAGCCTTCCCGGGCCGGAGGCTGGGGGCACCTGTTCGACGACGAAGGTAGCGCTTTCTGGATTTCGAAAGAACTGATCAGATACGCTTTAAAACATCGTGATGGACTCATTCCACCAGATCCTATCTTTCAAAAGATGCTCGATCATTTTAACCTAAATAGCCTTGAATCTCTGGCAAACCTACAGTTGAGTGGAGATTTCAAGGCAAAAATTGCCTCATTTACCGAAATAGCCCTGAAAGACCCTTCACCACTGGTGTTTACGATCATTAAAGAAGCCTCCGAACTCCTGTCTGAAATGATAAGCGTAGTCCTGAAGAAAACAGGCTCTTCCAGAATCATACTCAGTGGTGGATGCTTCAAATCTCCCCTATACTCTCGAAAAATAATCGAAAAATTTCCTGACTCTGACGTTGAAATCTTCAACGATAGAACCGATTTATATATCGCGAGAGAACTCTTTCAGAGATTAAAAAGGTGA
- a CDS encoding ABC transporter substrate-binding protein yields MKLRVLFLLSLVLLLAIIAVSGEVTIWSWRSQDADVWKKVEANLRAQGYNIKIKFTAYAPTEYDAKVNLALQTGTGPDLVYSRRLPGGRTQALIDNGLYLPLPDDFDLSHFPQAVLNSVTSGGKAYGVPFAVQVVGIFYNKDFFEQFGLSIPRTWDELVSVAETLKNNGITPFFVPGKEAWALTMQHAMCGVSVLGPEWIKDLTEGKTCFLDVKFVDLNRKLNDLKKYYQKGFMGNSVNDLNAAFAFGQAAMVFYGIWGYQTWHELNPDLRVGYFMVPPANECQEPYAYTYMDGAIALTSNVKNREDALKVLEFCATPEFGTIFSNITYNIPAVSGAKLPDLEILKIAVDTYNNHASPYVYWVGSVFVTKKPSLYTDILSPGMQAMYSGKITPEELARMAQDGISQWYEPLMKK; encoded by the coding sequence ATGAAACTGAGAGTTTTGTTTTTACTTTCATTGGTTCTCCTGCTGGCTATCATAGCTGTTTCAGGCGAAGTTACAATCTGGAGCTGGAGAAGCCAGGATGCAGATGTCTGGAAAAAGGTTGAGGCAAATCTTAGAGCTCAAGGATACAATATCAAGATTAAATTCACAGCGTATGCTCCCACAGAGTACGATGCCAAAGTGAACCTTGCTCTTCAGACGGGAACTGGACCTGATCTGGTTTATTCCAGAAGACTTCCCGGTGGTCGGACGCAGGCTTTGATTGATAATGGCCTCTATTTACCACTTCCAGATGACTTTGACCTCAGTCATTTCCCGCAGGCTGTTCTAAATTCGGTGACTTCAGGTGGAAAAGCCTACGGTGTGCCCTTCGCTGTGCAGGTCGTCGGAATCTTCTATAACAAAGATTTCTTTGAACAATTCGGCCTTTCAATTCCCAGAACCTGGGATGAACTTGTGAGTGTAGCAGAAACACTGAAAAACAACGGAATAACACCTTTCTTCGTCCCCGGCAAAGAAGCCTGGGCATTGACTATGCAACATGCTATGTGTGGTGTCAGCGTCCTCGGCCCCGAGTGGATTAAAGACCTCACAGAAGGGAAGACCTGCTTCCTTGACGTGAAATTCGTCGATCTCAACAGGAAATTGAATGATCTTAAAAAATACTATCAAAAAGGTTTCATGGGCAATTCCGTAAATGACTTGAATGCCGCTTTTGCATTTGGTCAGGCAGCAATGGTATTTTACGGCATTTGGGGTTACCAGACATGGCATGAACTTAACCCAGATTTGAGAGTTGGATATTTCATGGTTCCACCAGCTAATGAATGTCAGGAGCCTTATGCCTATACTTACATGGATGGCGCTATAGCTCTCACTTCGAATGTAAAGAACAGAGAAGATGCTTTGAAAGTTCTGGAATTCTGCGCAACACCGGAATTCGGTACAATTTTCTCTAACATAACTTATAACATCCCCGCCGTTAGCGGAGCAAAGCTTCCCGATTTAGAAATATTGAAGATCGCTGTTGATACCTACAACAATCACGCATCCCCTTACGTCTACTGGGTCGGTTCCGTATTTGTAACCAAGAAACCCTCACTCTACACCGACATATTGAGTCCTGGAATGCAGGCCATGTATTCCGGAAAGATAACCCCGGAAGAACTTGCCAGAATGGCTCAGGACGGAATTTCTCAATGGTATGAACCTCTCATGAAGAAATAA
- a CDS encoding carbohydrate ABC transporter permease, translated as MKLAKRYLLLFVLPALVLYTLFIVYPLINSLFLSLYSWPGVGQKTFVGLDNFRRVFTAGAFKNEVFNAFWHNVYFYFLAAAIEIGVGFFIALMLASKIKGARMFRNIVYIPNMIPLVLVGFMWSLYLNPQVGLVNQFLRAIGLGGLAQSWLGQESTALTTIILVNAWRNIGFYVLVLLAAILDINPSLLEAAYIDGASNWKIIWRIIFPLSFSTIRTLAILLFIWSFNVFDMIYALEGVQAGPYRSTDVLGTLFYRTAFGGLGSSAVDMGLGATITVFIFATIMPVSILYVYLVEKRQRSV; from the coding sequence ATGAAGTTGGCGAAGAGATATCTTCTCTTATTTGTTTTGCCCGCTCTTGTGTTATACACTCTGTTCATTGTTTATCCTTTGATTAACAGTCTATTCTTGAGCCTTTACAGCTGGCCAGGTGTTGGGCAAAAAACATTTGTCGGTCTGGACAATTTTAGAAGGGTTTTCACAGCCGGAGCCTTTAAGAATGAAGTCTTTAATGCATTCTGGCATAATGTGTACTTCTACTTTCTTGCGGCGGCGATTGAAATAGGGGTAGGTTTTTTCATCGCCCTGATGCTGGCAAGTAAAATTAAAGGTGCCAGAATGTTCAGAAACATAGTATACATCCCAAATATGATACCGCTAGTGTTGGTAGGTTTCATGTGGAGTCTTTATTTAAACCCTCAGGTCGGCCTCGTTAACCAATTTTTGAGGGCCATAGGTCTTGGCGGTCTTGCGCAATCCTGGCTTGGTCAGGAATCAACAGCGCTTACCACCATAATCCTCGTGAACGCGTGGAGGAACATTGGATTCTACGTCCTTGTCCTTCTGGCTGCCATCCTCGATATAAACCCCTCGTTGCTGGAAGCAGCCTATATCGATGGTGCGAGTAACTGGAAGATAATATGGAGAATAATATTTCCGCTTTCCTTTTCAACTATCAGAACTCTAGCCATACTCCTGTTCATATGGAGTTTCAATGTATTCGACATGATATACGCTCTTGAGGGTGTTCAGGCCGGTCCTTATCGTTCCACCGATGTTCTTGGAACACTTTTCTATCGAACGGCTTTTGGCGGTTTGGGAAGCTCAGCCGTTGATATGGGACTTGGTGCAACGATTACTGTCTTCATATTCGCAACAATCATGCCTGTTTCCATTCTCTACGTTTACCTCGTCGAAAAAAGGCAAAGGAGCGTTTGA
- a CDS encoding carbohydrate ABC transporter permease, protein MLTLTKYGKIIVYTLLLIYTLLVLVPFLMMISNSFKTMRDIYLKPFSLPTNPSLKNFVDAWNQAGIGRGYLNSIIIAGSAVVGIVIISSLFAYAISKYEFKGRRFLFIYSMLGLAFPARLAIIPIYLLLRDLHLTNSRLGLIIIYIAVNIPFSIFLLKNFIDGVPNELSEAARIDGANPLQIYRHVVLPLIKPAISIVSIVSFVNVWNDFFFPLIFINDRSKATITLAVSIFFGEYANRWNLLFTSLTLAVAPTIILFLIFSKQFIAGMTQGAIK, encoded by the coding sequence ATGCTAACACTCACAAAATATGGAAAAATAATTGTTTACACTCTTTTGTTGATATATACCTTGCTGGTGCTGGTACCGTTCTTGATGATGATCAGTAACTCTTTCAAGACCATGAGAGATATATATCTAAAGCCGTTTTCTCTCCCAACAAACCCGTCGTTAAAAAATTTCGTTGACGCGTGGAATCAGGCAGGAATAGGAAGGGGTTATTTGAATAGCATAATCATAGCTGGAAGTGCTGTTGTGGGTATAGTGATTATTTCGTCGCTCTTTGCCTACGCTATTTCGAAATATGAATTCAAAGGAAGACGTTTCCTTTTCATATATTCAATGCTCGGTCTCGCATTTCCTGCAAGATTAGCCATAATACCTATCTATCTGCTCTTAAGGGATCTTCACCTGACGAACAGCAGGCTTGGTCTCATAATTATATATATTGCAGTGAATATACCATTTTCGATATTCCTTTTGAAAAACTTCATAGATGGTGTCCCTAACGAATTGAGTGAAGCAGCAAGAATAGACGGTGCGAACCCTCTTCAAATTTATAGACATGTTGTACTGCCCCTCATAAAGCCTGCCATCTCAATAGTGTCTATTGTGAGCTTTGTGAACGTCTGGAACGATTTCTTTTTCCCGCTTATATTCATCAATGACCGCTCGAAAGCCACCATAACCCTGGCTGTATCGATTTTTTTTGGAGAATACGCCAATCGCTGGAACCTGCTTTTCACGAGTTTGACATTGGCTGTGGCACCAACAATAATATTGTTCCTGATCTTTTCAAAACAGTTCATCGCAGGTATGACTCAAGGAGCAATAAAATAA
- a CDS encoding exo-beta-N-acetylmuramidase NamZ family protein — protein MKVKPGIEKIIEEKEKYLGLNFGLLTNSSGVTSKLEINLGKLLENGFKIKKLFGPEHGIWGAVADGEKVKDVIDPRFGLLVYSLYGEHLKPTQEMLEGLDGIIYDIQDVGLRYYTYIYTLGYVMEACREKGIKVIVLDRPNPLSGKVEGPVVRKGFESFVGGYGLVIRYGLTIGELARYLNEEFSMGADLEIIKMDGWRRDFYYDNTGLLWPTPSPNLPDLEHTILYTGMCLLEGVNVSVGRGTVHPFKYIGAPWINSKQLLETLNNFNHQGIEFRERTFIPFSAKYANELCYGLEFYITDREKAEPLKTALNLIHALIKLHPEDFQWDHVYHDSNGVNHFDRLIGNPDFKNLLQSGATGEELVESWRKEEKQFEELVQQYHLYR, from the coding sequence ATGAAGGTAAAACCTGGTATAGAAAAGATCATCGAAGAGAAAGAAAAATACCTGGGACTCAATTTTGGCTTGTTAACCAACTCTTCAGGTGTAACTTCTAAGCTAGAGATCAATCTAGGAAAGCTTCTTGAAAATGGTTTCAAAATAAAAAAGCTTTTTGGACCGGAGCACGGAATCTGGGGAGCGGTCGCTGATGGAGAAAAGGTCAAAGATGTAATCGATCCCAGATTCGGCCTTTTGGTTTATTCACTCTACGGAGAACACCTAAAGCCCACCCAGGAAATGTTGGAAGGATTGGATGGAATAATCTATGACATACAAGATGTGGGACTCCGCTATTATACATACATCTACACCCTCGGTTATGTCATGGAGGCGTGTAGAGAAAAGGGAATTAAAGTCATAGTTCTTGATAGACCAAATCCCCTCAGTGGAAAGGTGGAAGGACCTGTTGTTAGAAAAGGGTTCGAATCATTTGTAGGCGGATATGGGCTGGTTATCCGTTACGGTCTTACAATAGGCGAACTCGCACGTTATCTCAACGAAGAGTTCTCCATGGGAGCAGACCTGGAAATAATAAAGATGGACGGCTGGAGAAGGGATTTTTACTATGACAATACGGGGCTTTTGTGGCCTACTCCCTCACCAAACCTTCCAGATCTCGAACACACAATTCTTTATACAGGCATGTGTCTCCTGGAGGGTGTTAACGTCTCCGTTGGCAGAGGGACTGTACATCCGTTTAAGTATATTGGAGCTCCATGGATAAATTCAAAACAGTTACTGGAAACACTCAACAATTTTAATCATCAAGGGATTGAATTCCGCGAAAGAACCTTCATACCTTTTTCAGCAAAATACGCAAACGAGCTTTGCTATGGACTGGAATTTTACATAACCGATCGTGAAAAAGCTGAGCCGTTAAAAACGGCTTTGAATCTAATTCATGCGTTAATTAAACTCCATCCCGAAGATTTTCAGTGGGACCACGTATATCATGATTCCAATGGTGTCAACCATTTTGACAGACTCATCGGTAATCCTGATTTTAAAAACTTACTTCAAAGCGGAGCTACCGGTGAAGAACTGGTAGAGTCATGGAGAAAAGAGGAAAAGCAATTTGAAGAACTGGTCCAGCAATACCACCTTTATCGATAG
- the murQ gene encoding N-acetylmuramic acid 6-phosphate etherase: MKKDLENLITESINEKSIYIDRVPIAEKLKIINDEDKKIACAVEKAIPEIERAILLTIESLKKGGKILYVGAGTSGRMGVVDASEIFPTFGEKDAFKAIIAGGEKAFLAPIEDAEDREETASDELKRVGITNGDTVIGITASGRTPFVLSVLREAKRIGANTVAISNVSNPKVAAFADVSIEVVTGPEVITGSTRMKAGTAQKMVLNMISTVTMIEMGKVYRNFMTDLIVTNKKLAERAIKMIQMATGIDYEKARELFEASDRKPRIAIYMAITGSTKEEATKELEKAEGKLYKALGETE, from the coding sequence TTGAAAAAAGACCTGGAAAATCTGATTACAGAAAGCATCAATGAAAAGAGCATATATATCGACAGGGTTCCCATCGCTGAGAAATTGAAAATAATTAACGATGAGGATAAGAAGATCGCCTGTGCTGTTGAAAAGGCAATCCCGGAAATTGAAAGAGCAATCCTTCTAACAATAGAGAGCCTGAAAAAGGGTGGCAAAATCCTCTATGTGGGTGCAGGGACAAGTGGAAGGATGGGAGTTGTCGATGCATCCGAAATATTTCCAACTTTCGGAGAAAAAGACGCCTTCAAAGCGATAATAGCAGGCGGTGAAAAAGCGTTCCTGGCACCGATTGAAGATGCAGAAGACAGAGAAGAAACCGCTTCGGATGAATTAAAAAGAGTGGGCATAACCAACGGAGATACTGTTATAGGAATCACTGCGAGCGGAAGAACCCCGTTCGTGCTATCAGTGTTGAGGGAGGCCAAAAGAATTGGGGCAAACACGGTTGCAATTTCTAATGTTTCAAACCCCAAAGTTGCCGCTTTCGCAGATGTAAGCATCGAAGTCGTAACTGGACCGGAAGTGATAACCGGATCAACAAGGATGAAAGCGGGAACAGCGCAAAAAATGGTATTGAATATGATAAGCACTGTAACGATGATTGAAATGGGAAAAGTGTATCGAAATTTTATGACAGACCTGATAGTAACCAATAAGAAACTGGCAGAAAGAGCAATAAAAATGATTCAAATGGCAACGGGAATTGACTATGAAAAGGCTCGAGAATTATTTGAAGCCTCCGATAGAAAACCACGAATAGCCATATACATGGCTATTACAGGTTCTACGAAAGAAGAAGCCACAAAGGAATTAGAAAAAGCCGAGGGGAAATTATACAAAGCTCTTGGCGAAACAGAATAA
- a CDS encoding electron transfer flavoprotein subunit beta/FixA family protein: MKIAVLIKQVPDTDLVKLDPETGTMIREDSGNVINPLDLHAIEAALRIKESLGAQITVFSMGPPAAEEALKEAIAMGVDAAFLLSDRRFAGADTLATAITLSKAVKKLGPFELILTGEKAVDGETGQVGPEVGTLLGMPVFSYVSKIQEVFEYGITVEREVEDGREIWEASFPCLLTLTKEVNEPRLPTLSMKKKARRMKIDTLNCDSLGLDPSVVGLKGSPTRVVRISSPKISRNVVIYEGKKLEEGISKIAELLRPYLEEEHEKTYMGNS, encoded by the coding sequence ATGAAGATAGCCGTTCTGATAAAGCAGGTCCCTGATACGGACCTGGTTAAACTTGATCCTGAAACGGGGACAATGATAAGGGAAGATTCGGGAAATGTTATAAACCCTCTGGATTTGCATGCGATCGAAGCAGCCTTAAGAATAAAAGAATCCCTTGGCGCACAAATAACGGTCTTTTCTATGGGACCTCCCGCCGCGGAAGAGGCTCTCAAAGAAGCTATCGCGATGGGAGTTGACGCGGCTTTTCTACTCAGCGATCGAAGATTTGCTGGCGCTGATACTCTCGCTACTGCCATCACCCTTTCAAAAGCTGTGAAAAAACTCGGCCCATTCGAACTGATTCTCACCGGCGAGAAAGCTGTTGATGGAGAGACGGGACAGGTGGGCCCTGAAGTCGGCACGCTTTTGGGAATGCCTGTATTTTCGTATGTATCGAAGATACAGGAAGTTTTTGAATATGGAATTACCGTAGAACGCGAAGTGGAGGATGGAAGGGAGATCTGGGAAGCATCTTTCCCTTGCCTCCTCACGCTCACAAAAGAAGTCAATGAACCCAGACTCCCTACTTTAAGCATGAAAAAGAAAGCGCGAAGGATGAAAATCGATACACTAAATTGTGATTCTCTGGGATTGGACCCATCCGTAGTAGGTTTAAAAGGTTCACCAACGAGGGTAGTGCGAATTTCATCTCCTAAAATTTCAAGAAACGTCGTTATCTACGAAGGTAAGAAACTTGAGGAAGGTATTAGTAAGATAGCTGAGCTCTTAAGACCTTATCTGGAGGAAGAACATGAAAAAACATATATGGGTAATAGCTGA
- a CDS encoding electron transfer flavoprotein subunit alpha/FixB family protein, giving the protein MKKHIWVIAEKRRGTLHSSTFELLGKARELSSKMMDSLVTCVVLMDRSLTPIEKKNLFDRGADTIINVIHEKLRRFDYLAYLGILKNLAIQFLPEIILAPATTTGRTIMPAIAASLKTGLTADCTGLDIDENGNLLQTRPAIGGNIIATIETPTHRPQMATVRPKTFNPINEKYSGPEIYEEVRPHLTFSNRTKLIEFREISSNQKNIQDAEIIFSGGKGLRKPENLEVLKKLAQLVNGAVGASRPLVDSKWIGHENQVGLSGHTVKPKIYIAAGISGAVQHVAGMQTSDTIIAINKDTNAPIFDFSDIGLVGDAVEILNALLENLTSLKEEKANAGNS; this is encoded by the coding sequence ATGAAAAAACATATATGGGTAATAGCTGAAAAAAGAAGAGGTACACTCCATTCGAGCACTTTCGAACTTCTTGGAAAAGCCAGAGAACTTTCTTCAAAAATGATGGATTCACTGGTTACCTGTGTGGTTCTAATGGACCGCAGTCTAACCCCGATAGAAAAAAAGAATTTGTTTGATCGTGGAGCTGATACCATAATAAACGTAATCCACGAGAAATTGAGAAGGTTTGATTACCTCGCTTACCTTGGAATTTTAAAAAATCTCGCTATACAGTTCTTACCAGAAATAATCCTCGCCCCGGCTACAACAACCGGACGAACAATCATGCCTGCCATCGCTGCTTCTTTAAAGACCGGGTTAACAGCCGACTGCACGGGTCTGGATATCGACGAAAACGGGAACCTACTTCAAACAAGGCCAGCAATTGGAGGAAACATCATAGCCACGATCGAAACCCCTACACACAGACCGCAAATGGCTACCGTAAGGCCAAAAACCTTCAATCCAATTAATGAAAAATATTCAGGGCCGGAGATCTATGAAGAAGTGAGACCACACCTCACCTTTTCAAATCGGACAAAGCTCATAGAATTTCGCGAGATTTCTTCCAACCAGAAGAACATACAGGACGCTGAGATCATATTTTCTGGAGGAAAGGGGCTAAGAAAACCTGAAAATCTTGAAGTGCTGAAAAAACTGGCACAGTTGGTGAATGGTGCTGTTGGTGCCTCCAGACCCCTTGTTGATTCTAAATGGATAGGGCATGAGAATCAGGTGGGATTGAGTGGTCACACAGTCAAACCAAAAATCTACATAGCCGCAGGGATTTCGGGAGCAGTTCAGCACGTAGCTGGAATGCAAACATCAGACACTATTATCGCCATCAATAAAGATACAAACGCTCCGATCTTTGACTTTTCAGATATCGGTCTTGTCGGCGACGCTGTTGAAATATTGAATGCACTTCTCGAAAACCTCACTTCCCTTAAGGAGGAAAAAGCAAATGCCGGAAATTCCTGA
- a CDS encoding FAD-binding oxidoreductase, with product MPEIPDTLFEKLNDMFGKRMKIDEDFLEKYSHDETAELKGNIPGVVLFPMTAEEISEVLKLANHYKVPVTPRGAGTGLSGGAIPEPGGIVLSLEKMNKMVEFDESNLMITVEPGMITSEIQKIAERYGLLYAGDPCSSESSTIGGNIAENAGGNKVLKYGPTGSHVYGLEVVLPTGEITNFGGKMVKNVTGLDMVHLLVGSEGTLGIVTKITLRLLPKPKFSVALLAPFESVETAIGVVPKLIKDSGIMPSSLEFMDNSSIKLACEFLNVNFPYSEAGAHLILEVEGNDRDAVADEYEKLGDICLKEGALEVFVADNRNTREKLWKVRKSVAEALMVYSPVHCMEDVSVPTASIPELLKGSSEIAAAHNLETIAFGHAGDGNVHITFIKGKSSEEHWKTHLKQALRELYELAKELGGCISGEHGIGIKRKKYLPIALDEAQIRLIKGIKRVFDPNNILNPGKIVDV from the coding sequence ATGCCGGAAATTCCTGACACACTATTTGAAAAACTCAATGATATGTTTGGCAAAAGGATGAAAATAGACGAAGATTTTCTGGAGAAATATTCCCACGATGAAACAGCAGAATTAAAGGGTAATATTCCTGGTGTTGTGCTTTTTCCAATGACTGCGGAAGAAATTTCTGAAGTTCTTAAGCTCGCAAACCATTACAAGGTGCCTGTCACACCAAGGGGAGCAGGTACCGGATTATCCGGGGGAGCGATTCCCGAACCCGGTGGCATCGTACTCTCACTGGAAAAGATGAACAAGATGGTTGAATTCGATGAATCCAATCTCATGATAACGGTCGAACCGGGTATGATAACAAGCGAAATACAAAAGATCGCTGAAAGGTATGGGCTTCTTTACGCTGGGGACCCGTGTAGTAGCGAAAGCTCAACAATAGGTGGCAATATCGCTGAAAATGCTGGTGGAAATAAAGTATTGAAATATGGTCCCACTGGGTCTCATGTGTACGGCCTTGAAGTGGTTTTACCAACGGGGGAAATAACGAATTTCGGCGGTAAGATGGTTAAGAACGTGACTGGTTTGGATATGGTACACCTGTTGGTTGGCTCAGAAGGTACGCTTGGGATTGTCACCAAAATCACCCTTCGCCTTCTACCAAAACCTAAATTCTCTGTGGCCCTTCTTGCTCCTTTCGAATCCGTTGAGACTGCTATAGGTGTGGTTCCGAAATTGATAAAGGACTCAGGCATCATGCCTTCCTCCCTCGAATTCATGGATAACTCTTCCATAAAATTGGCCTGTGAGTTTTTAAACGTGAACTTCCCTTATTCGGAAGCCGGTGCCCATCTAATTCTCGAAGTCGAAGGCAACGACAGAGATGCCGTGGCAGATGAATATGAGAAGCTTGGGGATATCTGCCTTAAAGAAGGAGCTCTTGAAGTCTTTGTCGCAGATAATAGAAACACGAGGGAAAAACTATGGAAAGTGAGAAAATCAGTTGCGGAGGCCCTCATGGTCTATAGCCCTGTACACTGTATGGAAGATGTATCCGTTCCCACTGCCAGCATACCGGAACTGCTCAAAGGTTCATCAGAAATCGCCGCGGCTCATAATCTTGAAACCATCGCATTTGGCCACGCTGGAGATGGCAACGTCCACATCACTTTCATAAAGGGAAAGAGTTCTGAAGAACACTGGAAAACACACTTAAAACAGGCTTTGAGGGAATTGTATGAACTGGCGAAAGAGCTCGGAGGTTGTATAAGCGGAGAGCACGGAATAGGAATAAAAAGAAAAAAATACCTTCCTATTGCACTTGATGAAGCTCAGATCAGACTAATAAAGGGAATCAAAAGAGTATTTGATCCGAATAACATCCTCAATCCCGGAAAAATTGTTGACGTGTAG
- a CDS encoding MBL fold metallo-hydrolase — protein MKISVLCNDTALKGFEVEHGLSLLIEANEHSILFDTGSTDVAVKNAAKLGLNLSNIDFIVVSHGHYDHIGGLKEVLKITRKKKVYTGPGCLFPRYSGPKFAGSPESEAHYGKLGADFEVVDQTTTLENDIFLLPAVPFRTAERPSRKFKRMGGEERFQDLFEDELSLIVIENGRATLFTGCSHRGIGNILLETNRHWNIKTVVGGLHLSDKTRPEIEEVCRLIKEMNIESFYIGHCTGNTAIEIFKEKLPATVKELKAGQIITI, from the coding sequence ATGAAGATTTCTGTTCTCTGCAACGATACCGCCCTGAAGGGGTTTGAAGTTGAGCACGGACTCTCTTTGCTCATCGAAGCAAATGAGCATTCTATCCTTTTCGACACCGGCAGCACCGATGTAGCTGTCAAAAATGCCGCAAAGCTGGGATTGAATCTGTCTAACATCGACTTTATAGTAGTCAGCCACGGCCACTATGACCACATCGGCGGACTCAAAGAAGTCCTGAAAATCACGAGGAAGAAGAAAGTCTACACAGGCCCTGGTTGTCTTTTCCCCCGATATAGCGGTCCAAAATTCGCCGGTTCTCCTGAGAGCGAGGCACACTATGGAAAACTTGGTGCAGACTTTGAAGTAGTCGATCAGACAACAACTCTTGAAAACGACATCTTTCTTTTGCCAGCCGTTCCTTTCAGGACAGCTGAAAGACCCTCCAGAAAGTTCAAGCGTATGGGTGGCGAGGAAAGATTTCAGGATCTCTTTGAAGATGAGCTTTCGTTAATCGTTATTGAAAACGGAAGAGCCACGTTATTCACGGGATGTTCCCACCGAGGAATTGGTAACATACTGCTTGAAACCAACAGGCACTGGAATATAAAGACCGTTGTGGGTGGCTTGCATCTATCGGATAAAACGCGTCCCGAGATTGAAGAGGTGTGCCGGCTGATCAAAGAAATGAATATCGAAAGTTTCTACATAGGGCACTGTACAGGAAACACCGCGATAGAGATTTTCAAAGAAAAACTACCAGCCACCGTGAAGGAACTAAAAGCGGGGCAAATAATAACAATATAA